ctccttttttttcgtctcGTTCTTATGTTACTTCGTAAATGCACACAACAGTGTCGCTGGTTAATGGGAGGTTTGGCGatgctctttttttcccttaaGTTTTCTCGAGCATGTAATACACACCACAAtgccaaagaagaaaaccaaagTATGAACCAGGTGGAAGGAGCAGAAAAGAGAGACAAGACGCTCGTGGTTCCGTGAAGATAGGAGTAGTGCGCAGCAGAAGTTGAATGACGAAAAGTGTCATATGCAAGGCCAATTGTTAAAAGACTGCGTAGAAACAGAGAAACTAAGGATCGGAAAGCAGTGATCATAAGCCAAGAGTAAATATCGAGTCTTCCAAACCTTCTTTCTCATCAGCTGCAATATGCACGTATAGACTGTGGACTGGGAGTTACAGATATCATCTAACGGCCCCGCAAGCGCTAAAGTGGGAATAAAATCTACCACAACTGCAGGCCATGCATCCATATACtcttgatgcaaatacaatgatagtatgtatgcaggtaaaacagtattcaattggatggacggggagagagagaaggtgagagtggaaggaagactatctagttggtctatcctacatgtgatgcctgaggcatccaacatccccctcatagaccatgttccatcaaactccccgaattctgattttcatagtaaaatcctgcaaatcatgcatttcaaatatgcatttaaatcatgccgatcaaaccaacaaaagtctcaaattgctcctttgccaatgcttttgtaaaaccgtcagctgcgttcttcttcgtgtccactcgtctaatgtccacatgtccctgtgcgacagcatccttaacaaagaaccatcgtagatcgagccatctattcgcggatttgccacctttcttagtgagcagcaattgcgaattgatattgtctgtatgaatctcaatgggacgctgctctggcagcataaacgagcgagcaatcttgcctagccacattgcatcccgagtaggttgatctagtgcacaccattctgcgacagtggtcgaattggcagtgatggtttgcttctttgtagtccatatgactggagagccggcgaagtaccatatacttccttcggttgacttgctatcctcccagtccgcatgagatgcgtccacatgcgcatagaatcgaagttctggcgtacgaccaagtgtaatgccaacgtcaggcatatgtctcaggtacttgacgacgtgttgcatggcgtgaaggtcttcaaatgtagggttcgccaaacgatgttgcaagcgagtaactgcgaagcgaatgtctggcctagtcttgactgctagccagtttaacatgccgacaactgattgatattgatcaaatgaatcgtcatctagcacattggatgcattggcaggtgactctctccatgcggctggcaatggtgtatccttccatccagaacctgcatttgcagtacgtagaaccttctgaatataggcttcctgagacatagtgatcgtgcaattgtcatagtctctgtgtagtgcacagttcagatactgctttggttctccgaggtccttcaaatcagtaggtactccgttgactagcattgatcccgtatcatcgttatcgtcatctccgggttgtggaaagccaacatcacgagataccactagtttcctagtagctggatcccatactttgtaaacatgaccaccgtccccctcataaccaacgagctttcctttccatgctctgggtgctgctttcctagcctgaatcctcttaggcttcggaatatgaacgtatgcagttgttccccatggtttaaggtgcttcaaagaaggctctgcgtttggaatctcgagctcttgacgccaatgtgttagcggcgagatcttggttttcggattgatcagtctgttgtagatgtagatggctgtgtctgtcgcatatggccacatctcttccgtcatctttgcatcaataatcatcgttctctggatgtcgttgatatgtccaccgaagcgctccacagtgccatttggttcagcagtgtatggtggtgtgatctcgaaagtcataccatgcttctcaccccatttgatgaactctttgaactctgtgccaccatccattcgccagatgcctgggtatctgccagtgagcaatttgatcttttcacagaacgcagtaagcttatagtaggcatcacttttgttcttcaacatgattccctcgatcagtcgagatgcatcgtcgacgactggcaaccagtagttctctccatttggtccggtaggcttcattggttgtgtatctacgtggaatttccatgccacatcctgcacccttgcctgtggttgacgagaaattttgagctttgatttaccttggaaacaggcatcacagtcgaaatgctccgagccgtattgttcatcatcacctagctgttcagcatgttgtaatgtggaggcaattcgtgcttttccagcatgtccgagacgtcggtggatctcgtacgcagtcactttgttcacgaatccaatttcttcatcatcagaatcggaatctatgtcagatttgacctcattggggtcatcgtcgtcttttggactgacaaggtacgggacaccagttgatgtatctgcataccccacaatgtcaccctcaccatttgtgagatacttagtacgtgtgtcataagagatgtcttgctcttcaagaagcttttgcatgcctaatagcttgccgtgtcctccttgagtatagtaaccagttgtcataaacgagtgcgtcttaccatttctccctggcagagcagttctcacaatgatttgaccatgacctagcgtgacaactctattgccagagtagtctttgtacgcataggcagtgtcaggatgatccagttggtatgtgtgaaagtcttcgatgtcatgcgtcaatgtcttgtcagatccagtgtcaagcaaccaatcgttcctcctatcaacagaattggcagctgcaacaaccatattgttttgtccatcttgacgttgggctctgtggattgcctttgaataggcccagaggttgccggacggttcccacgaaactggagggttctcactgagataggcacatctcttcgcagtgtgtggtccaaagccacagaatgagcacatgttgttgtcatccttttgtgtgccattacgcatctcatttgcgtattcatgaatgtctttgccatcggcaggctgcttgcgaagacccttcttcttcttctttttagcagtagctgtatcatcctcgacggcattggtatctttgttggattgggtgttgtcgtcattgtgaccgttgttgttttgaccacctcggccacctcggtttcctccacgaccacctcttccattgcctcggcctcggccggcattgttgttgtaagtagcattagcgacaccttccatgtcagctgctgcttgaagtgctctccagtactcctccaccttgtcgagggtgagtttcttaggctccagacttgcaacttcctccctaatgaactgtactttcatgacttccagttcaatgttttgaagaacttgtgataagccgtgtgatgggtgtggtgctgctttgaatctagctagcacgtggtactgtcgctggtattcctcaatgtactcgcttgccgagttgtagtccgatcgtttcatcttgtcgaacttccgcatctcgataaacgctgtctgcatccgatcacttccttgtgtcattgacatgagttcgtcatacagttgatcggcgtatttaggcatcttggacaggttgcgtagtttgttctgtagggtgacgtcgatctggttgtacatccagctagcaaccaagcgagaccagtacttccatcttccgaatgaagtatgcgacttgtgaggtctgggaatgttgctgtctaacaaccattccaatgcatatgggatcagctggtaagccagtgcctgtttccaaccacttggatcagtgtcattgtgttccagtgtccgaactttctggattttggtcattgcaatcgctggaagaccatgtccctgatggggcggtgtgttgtcctcatcctcactatcactgtcatcctgtgtgaattggatcggattggtaaaggacgggatctggggttccaatgggttggtcgatgcatcaagcgggtgagggttggtgtccccctcgttgtccgtctcggtgtcggccatgattggatgttaaagctaaacggagcttttgccggcggggctcgaaggatttcctagatgttattggctggatctgaatgttgtgtcacacacagaggtgggtccacagtggggtcagatcgtcaaaagtctccagttgaaaatggcttcagagaaaagagttgctagtggtccagctagcagaagaggctcataacctgatgcaaatacaatgatagtatgtatgcaggtaaaacagtattcaattggatggacggggagagagagaaggtgagagtggaaggaagactatctagttggtctatcctacatgtgatgcctgaggcatccaacaactCTCAACATGCATTTTCGGAAACTTCTAGACGATTGCTTAGCATGCGGTAAGCCTGGAACGTCACGGAACTTCTAAAGATAGATGAAACGTTTTTGACTTTGCTATAATACATAGGCTCATAGCAGGTATCGGTGCGTCGGGTTATTTTGTGCTAATGAGGAAAAATTGTACCAAAGAATACGTCCGAGCTTAAGTCTATATAACTAGATGTTGAACAAGAAAATCTTTGGCAAATCGATGTGCCGGCATCCGGCCCAATGGATTCCTACTCGTTTCGTCTCGTCAACAAAATAGTCGGCAATGATGACCATGCTGCGGAACTTGAGTGCTCAATCCAATGCCCGATACTGTTTTTCCATTACTCGACCACTGTTGCTGTCGTTGGTGCAAATGCCTTTATATTCGTTGACGGCAAAGAAAAGGAGTCTGGCATGGCCATCGGCATTCAAGCCGGACAGAAACTTTCCATCGGCACAGCCGCCAATGGTTCCCGGTTCCCGAGTTTACCTTGCCGTTCAAGGCGGCATTAAGATCCCTGGGGTTATACGCAGCCGCTCACAATTTCCAATCAGTCACCTCGGATGACACAATGGACGCGGCCTTCGCACTAGTGATCATCTCCCATTAGCACCTGTTGCAGAAGACAAACTTCCTATGCTACAGTCTTCAGTCCTTTCCCTGCCGGTACCCAAGAACCGTGAATCGGTCGTTGGCGCTATCCCTGGGCCACACGATAGTCCGACATATCTTCATTCACACAGAATGGGTTTCAGGAGCTGTCCAACGGCGAATGGGCTGTGCATTACAACAAAAGTCGCCTCGGAGTCCGTCTGACGGGTCCCCGTCCAAAGTGGGCTCGGCAAACCGGTGGGTGATGCTGGCCTGCATCCCTCGAACATCCACGATAGTCCTTATTCAACTGGAAACGTGAGCTTCACGGGCAAATAGGCAGTTGTTTTGACAGCAGATGGATCGAGATGTGAGGCTTCGTGGAAGGCCTTCACCAAGTACGCCAAGTCCCACGCCGAGCTTGAAATGTCGTCATCGGATTTTTTATGCAATTGCCGCGCGTTTGCGCCGGTCGCGGAGGCCGAGATGTGGAAGCTTGGTCAGATGCGGCCAGGCGATTGCCTTCGGTTTCACCGTATTTCTCTTGATGATACGCAGACGTTTGCGATAGCTCTGGAGCATTCGATCGCTACTCTCAGCCCGCTCACAAACGGAGACTTGAGACAAGTAGGATTCGTCGCTGTCTGTAGTCCAACCATGAAGGAGATCTCCAAGACTGGCCGCTTTATTCGATGCTGTCAAGCAGGTGATCGAGTCTTGCTGCTCGACTTCGACAATAAATATAAACTCACGCTATGGCAAAAGTTGCACACCATGAGTTTCATTGAGATGCACCGGATTTCTCCAATTCCAGGCGTCGAGAAGCTCACATCAGGAGTCTGAAGCCTCCAAGTTCGGGTAAAAGCAAATCTTCCACGGCCTGAAGTCCTGGTTGTGCTGGTCGCATACGAAACATCTGTCGGTACAGAGCTTCCCTCCTGATTTTACCCTCGCGCGTCGTGCATGCACCTCTCGGTTTTCAACGAGGAGAAGAGCCGTAAAGCAATTTCCCGCTACACTTCGACTATTTCTTCCTCGGCACCATACCTCCCTAGTAACATTGAGTTCTTGCAGAAACTGAATGGAATTGACAGCCCAAATCGGGTAGAATGCAACATTCAGTGGCAGAGGCTGATGGAATCTTCAGTGATCTTATCAAAATCTCTGACGCTGACCTAGATCTCAATGAACGTGAGCAGTGGCTGGTAGAAAATGAGGAGGATTTCACTGCTGGTCCGAACGAACAGTCAAAAGCAATGCATAATGCAGAGTTCTTCGAAGATCTGATCAAGCCATACGATCTGGTCACAATGCGACCAGGTCTGGGAAGAAAAAGCGACAAAGGGATGATAAGAGAGCGGGTGAAGGCACCTTTGCCTGGGAGATGTTTCCGTTGCGCAACCGAGGAAGACGAGTTTCAAGCAGACCATTTGGTGAGTATCGACTACATCGAAATCAGTTGCCAGGCATTGAAATATCAATATCAACATGGAGATCTGAATTGAATCCaacaaaaatggaaatcaaGATTTGAGCGCCAGTCAGTGGAAATTGCGTGAGACTGCTGGTCGCAGAGGGAGACATCCTGGGGTATAGTGACGCCGTTGCTTCCATTCAATAGGTGATGCCACATGCACATAGAAAAGGAATAAGCCCAAGAAGCATGCTTAGATATCTCGTTTCATTATCAGGAGCACACGAGCGCTAAGAGTTACGGAATGTGGATGCCTTTGCAGCGGCCAAATCACCGACCTCTAAATGAAGCACTCGAAGTGCCTCGCGAGTAAATGGAGCAGCGGAGGCCCGTACCTGCAGGACCCAGCGAAGCTTTTCGATTTGTTCCACATACCCCGCTGCATCATCTATTTGAGGAAATGTTGCCCACAAAAGACCCAAAAAGGAACCGACTAGAACCACTTGGGCTGCTGTTGCAGAGCCCAAACATGATTGAATACGCTCCGGCTGGAAGGATTCAATCAAGTGCATCGCCAACGTCAGTCGGGCGCGGGCGACGGTTCAAATCGCCGAACGAAGAGATGGCGCTCTATCTGGGGCCATAATACTGAGCAAGGCACGATGGATGGTCAACTCTGTTGCCGCATGGGAGAGATGCAATGCGCTATTCGTCGAAAGCCGCAATGAGGGTGCGAATTCTAGCTGGAGACTGGCGGGCAGCGCCGCATGCCATTCGCGCAACTCCATCGCCAGAGGTTTTGCCAGACTCATCACACCTGCCGGTTCAATCCGCTCAAACAACCcacctcttttttttgggttgcGCTGATGGAGTAAAATGTGGACACAATCCGACTGAAGATCTTGGTCAATTCAATAGATTGCAGAAATGCCGCCCGACTCGCAGCTCCATCCACACCTCCGTCCCCATTCTCCTCTTCAGCTGTCGATTGTGGCAAGTCATCAAGTGTACACGTGCCAACTTTCCAGTAGTTCGTCCCCTCAACTTCGACAATCTGGGCAGGAATGAGAGATGGCCGCCCACGCACAAGAACGCCCCACTTGTCATGCAAGTATAGCGCCCAAACTGAACATCGTCGTAAACCTTTCTTCCATTCCAGGATTTTCCAACCCCTACAGTCGACAAGAATTCTCAAAAGATGCCTGAGTGATACTGGTTGAGCCGGAAAAGTGCCATGGGAAGACCTCATCCCTTGGAACAACAGACCAGCCGGTCATGTGGGAGCTAGGACCGCTTCAGATCGTCGGCCATGGCTCGCATTGCTAGAACCACCAGAGCTTCAGCATCTGGTGGTCGAGGTGCAGTAGCGAGAGTTAGATCAAAGAGCTTCCAGTCTAGCGCGACGAGGTAAACTGCAGCGAGCAATGATGGTGAGAACCCGCGGTAAGACCGGACATCTTGCTCCAAGGATACGCCCTGGCCCAGGATCGGGAATGGGAATGTGCGATGCATGATGcgaaaattaaaaaaaaaaaattttacCCAGATTGGTTTTAGCGGAAGTATCAATTCCTCGGTGCGATCTAGGTCGGTGATGCGTTGCATCTCAGAAGCCGAGTCCTTGTCAGGGTAGGTCATGAATGCGGCGGATTGATTCACACGCCGCAAAAAAACAACTTTCTTGACCAGAGAGCGACATCGATTCTGGTCGCCGGTCAAGAAGTTCAGGTCCATGATAATTGGCAGGGCCAATATACTCGAAATGCAGATGAATCTCTAGACCCCATGGACCATCCAGTCATGGATTGACTGGATCAGCCACGGTCTGTTCTTCCACCGATTCAACAGTACAGTTGATAGTGTTAGATACTTACAGTGTCGTTTGATTATTTGATTGAAGTAAGTTCAGAATGGTCCCGGACATTGTGTTTCTATTGAAACATCcctggtttctttttctgctGTGCTCGGCGACATACTGTCCCTTTTCCGTGGTCGGCGGCCATGAAGAACTGTGCCTTCAAGACCGTTCAAGTTACAAAACGTGCAGCTGTCTTTCTCGGGCTCTCGTATACATCGCGACTTGCGATGACGGCAGCGATCGCATGGGCGTCGCGTGGGGGTGGTTCATTCCAGTCCGGGACATATGATGCAAATCAACTCTTATGTTCTTTCGATACAGAGATCTTGGGTTTGAGATTGTCTGCTCATCTAATTGTTCATCAAGATCTGTCGAGTGCCAATCTATGTAGCTCATTGGGTGGAACAATGTTGACGATGTTCCCCGTGGCAGAGTGGGCATTGACCTCCCACTGTGGTTGAACGTGAACACGTGACTGTACATTACCACTCACATTGAATTCTTTTGCATTCCCTGGAATCAACCTGGTAGTATCGCCCCAAAGGATTTGCATCGTCCAAGAAGTGGTCATATACACAGGCAACTCAAATCAGTGGAAGCGTGCGGGCCGCTTTGATATTCACCAAGAGATTGTCCCCAGTGAATGTTCGCTAGAATATAAGAGAGTCCTGAACATGCACACGTTGGATGCTTACGACTGTGCCATGGCTGAAAGCTGTTGATACACAAGGCTGGTACAGATCAGGAACCAAGCCCCATAATCGGGAATGCTCCTTCCCGATCTACTTTGTACGCTTTGGGTCTCTATTTCACGAATCCACCATTCATTTCAAGTATCCACCTGGGTCCTGCCTGAGGACCTTGTAGATAACCAACAGGGCTGGACGGATGCAGAATCCTGGTGCTATGAAACAGTGGGCGGTTAAGAGGCAGCTCGACGTCAAGTTTCAGTAGTCACATGGGGAAAGGTCGTTTCCGCGTCTTCGAAAGCCGACATTCTTTTGTCAATTTCACATGTTCACAGATTCGACCATCAAACCCAGTCAATGACGCTTTGATGTGTGTTAGTCTCGATGTGGGTCGAGAGATTTACATCACTTGACATGTGATCTCAGCCCATCTCTCCAAACCAGATAGGGATAGCTAACAGTCCAAATGATCCTTTATCTCTGACATACCCATGTACATCTTCCCTGCAATTCCGGAATAACCATTGTCGAGAACCGCGTTCGCCTCGCTGGTAAGCGGAAAATTAGCGAGTTCGCCAACCGCTCGGATGGAGACTCGGTTTGAGTTCAAAAGCCCAGCCTGGTGGCTGCATTTGCATTTGTGTCGGAGGGCCCATGGTCCGACGGTCCTGCAGGGAAGATGTAGAGAAGCAACGAGGAAAAGGGGAGGGGAAACTCTCCACTTAGCCAATAAGAAGATATTATTGAAGCGTGCCTGATCTGACTGCATTGCGTTGTTAACCCCTCAATGCGTCACTCCCATCATATGAGGGGTTGTGGCTTTCATTTTTTTCAACTTGCGTGCTATGATTGAAGGCCTGCCAAAGCATTTACTGTGCCGTTGAAAAGCGGGCAAAAGTCACTTTCTCGGTATCAAAAAGCGAGACACGTGGAATTTAAGAGATTGGTAGTCCTCAAGAGGGAGCTTCAACTGCAGAGGGTTGCTCCGAAGGAAAGATAGTGAACACACGCTGAACCTTGTTCATCCCCTAATGTAAGCCGTGAATgtaactacggagtacgctGCCCGTGATATCTATCCTACATCATACATTCTACGCGTTGTGCGTATCAGATCAATGTGAATAGCTTGTTTGGGCCAAGTCCAAGCTCAACCTTTTACATAATTAAATTAAGCGATAACTACCGCTCGCATAATGTAGTTTAATCTAGTGTTCCGATAAGAATTAATGTCGGCTAGTTCGTTGTCCGAGGCTGTGGACCTAACGGTTACCCCAGAGTTCAACAAGCCAAGTCCAATTCCATTGATCAGGTTGTCTTCCGGACGGGACTATGACAACTGCTTTTAAGCATCCGGAGTACAACATGGACTTTAAAACCAACTGGGACCGCTTGTTTACCCGAGGTTCCCGCACTCGAGGccaaaaaaataaaaaaacaaaaataatttaaaaaaaaagggagcACGAACTGTCGGAAAGTTCGACACTAATTCCTCTGCATGAAATTTATCTTGCTCGGTAAAGTGGATCGTACAGAAATTTCCTCGGGTCACTGCTATATATTCTTCCGCATTGCCACTCAGCAGTGCACGATTAGCAATTTTAGGGAAAATTTCGAATCTTTGAAACAGTTCCTAGCACCGGAAGATTCCCAGCCTCGGTACGAAGAGATTACCTATTACTCTGTCCACCGTCCTCTGGGAGTTTTCATTTTCAGTGGGATTGGCGGTATGATGTGAGTGAGATGCTTGTCCATCCCATATGCCTTTTAGCTAAGGCTAAGACATAATCAAAATGAAAAATGGGGCAGAGGTTCCCCCGAGAGATCCAATAGTAATTAGCCCAAGGACACGGCTGGACCGATATCTCAAGCCCCCCCTCTCCACCAACGGATAAGACTACCAAATAAGACTACCTCAATAGGGACCACTAGGGCAATAAACGGTATGATACCCGCTGTGAAGCGGGCCCTGAAAGTTACCAGGTCACATTACGACGATGTCCAATCCTGATAGCCATTTCATTTGAGACATTTCACGTGTTAGCCAATGATTACCCGAGTTATCGCTGTCCTGTTGTCCATCCCCACTTATATTCTCCCCACCCAAGGCACATTTTTGTATGTTGTACCAAAGCCTACCAAATCATAATTATAGATAGGTTTCAATCTGGACCCTAGTCTCTATCCTACTTAGGTCAATGTCCGAGCAGACGTAACGAGGTAGTTGAAGGAGATAGGAAAAGACAGGGAAAGAGATCTCACGATAAATTCGCATCCCAGAGGCACGCGTCAAGAATCAAACGGAAAATGGCGAATCTAGTTTTGAATCGTGCCACTCACCCCCTCCAGCCCCTCTCTCCCACGGTTTTCGTCGGGGAAATAGGGAAAATAGGGAAAATAGGGAAACTAGAAACTGGGCCCAAGGTTAACACGAGAAGAGCACTCTAAAAAAGTATGCACCGACAATCGCTACCTTTCTAGAAGCCCGCGGGATGTTTTCAGATTGGTGGATGCACATTCGATTACCCCAGGTCCGCCATGGTCCGCCATGGTCCGCCATGAACGGGGATGTACCTGCGCGGAGCGATATCGTCAGTAATCGGTCTCTTGTCGCAATTGGCTAAAAGTCCTCGCTCAGCCTACTAATCTGGGCGACCCGCTATTATAAGGCTTGGATCTCCCTGATAACCAAATGATCTTcagatttttgattttggcCCTCTGTGAAGGGTCCAAATTGTTGATCATAttgagcttttttttctttcttcttcttcaacttctcaTCTTTCGATCACATAGATGATCTAAACAGTATACCAAACGCACAGTAACCATTCAGCCAATACAATGACGAGAACCGGCCCTACAAATAATCATATCTCGTGGGAAACCAAGAGCATTGTTCCAGAGGATGGCAGGAGAATCGACTCGGGCGCGTGCCAAGATGCAAGGCCGAAGGGGCGCATTCGACGATCAAT
Above is a window of Penicillium digitatum chromosome 2, complete sequence DNA encoding:
- a CDS encoding Fungal transcriptional regulatory protein, N-terminal, whose protein sequence is MHRTFPFPILGQGVSLEQDVRSYRGFSPSLLAAVYLVALDWKLFDLTLATAPRPPDAEALVVLAMRAMADDLKRS
- a CDS encoding uncharacterized protein (putative transposable element) → MADTETDNEGDTNPHPLDASTNPLEPQIPSFTNPIQFTQDDSDSEDEDNTPPHQGHGLPAIAMTKIQKVRTLEHNDTDPSGWKQALAYQLIPYALEWLLDSNIPRPHKSHTSFGRWKYWSRLVASWMYNQIDVTLQNKLRNLSKMPKYADQLYDELMSMTQGSDRMQTAFIEMRKFDKMKRSDYNSASEYIEEYQRQYHVLARFKAAPHPSHGLSQVLQNIELEVMKVQFIREEVASLEPKKLTLDKVEEYWRALQAAADMEGVANATYNNNAGRGRGNGRGGRGGNRGGRGGQNNNGHNDDNTQSNKDTNAVEDDTATAKKKKKKGLRKQPADGKDIHEYANEMRNGTQKDDNNMCSFCGFGPHTAKRCAYLSENPPVSWEPSGNLWAYSKAIHRAQRQDGQNNMVVAAANSVDRRNDWLLDTGSDKTLTHDIEDFHTYQLDHPDTAYAYKDYSGNRVVTLGHGQIIVRTALPGRNGKTHSFMTTGYYTQGGHGKLLGMQKLLEEQDISYDTRTKYLTNGEGDIVGYADTSTGVPYLVSPKDDDDPNEVKSDIDSDSDDEEIGFVNKVTAYEIHRRLGHAGKARIASTLQHAEQLGDDEQYGSEHFDCDACFQGKSKLKISRQPQARVQDVAWKFHVDTQPMKPTGPNGENYWLPVVDDASRLIEGIMLKNKSDAYYKLTAFCEKIKLLTGRYPGIWRMDGGTEFKEFIKWGEKHGMTFEITPPYTAEPNGTVERFGGHINDIQRTMIIDAKMTEEMWPYATDTAIYIYNRLINPKTKISPLTHWRQELEIPNAEPSLKHLKPWGTTAYVHIPKPKRIQARKAAPRAWKGKLVGYEGDGGHVYKVWDPATRKLVVSRDVGFPQPGDDDNDDTGSMLVNGVPTDLKDLGEPKQYLNCALHRDYDNCTITMSQEAYIQKVLRTANAGSGWKDTPLPAAWRESPANASNVLDDDSFDQYQSVVGMLNWLAVKTRPDIRFAVTRLQHRLANPTFEDLHAMQHVVKYLRHMPDVGITLGRTPELRFYAHVDASHADWEDSKSTEGSIWYFAGSPVIWTTKKQTITANSTTVAEWCALDQPTRDAMWLGKIARSFMLPEQRPIEIHTDNINSQLLLTKKGGKSANRWLDLRWFFVKDAVAQGHVDIRRVDTKKNAADGFTKALAKEQFETFVGLIGMI